The genome window CGGGGCCCGCTCGGCCGACCGAAGTGAGCGGCCGGTACGGCCGGCCACGATCCGGTGGCCGTTCATCCGCAGCGCACCGGCCCGGCGCTCGCGGCGGGCCATGGCGACCCGCAGCCCGTGGCCGAGCGCGGAGATCTTGATCATCGGGCCGGCGAGCAGCGTGGACGCGACTCCGGTGATCTTCACCATGTTGCCGCTCACCTCGCGGACGTTGTCGGTGATCGCCTCCATGTCGGCCAGGCGGCGGTTGGTCTCGGAGACGGCCTTGTTCACGTCGTCGAGCAGCGGTGTCAGGCGCTCGCTCAGCTCGGCCACGGACTTGGTCGTCTCGGTGAGCAGCCTGGACAGCTTGACGAGCGCGACGGCCATGAAGCAGACCAGGATCGCCCAGAAGACGGCGATGAGCAGGCCCGCCAGCTCTCCCGCGGTAAGCATGTGCCGAACTCCCTCGATCACCCGAGCCGGAATGGCAAGACCCTACCGCGAACGGCGCGCGTCATGATTCACCGCGCACGGTCTTGTGGATCGGCCGCGCCGGCCGGGGATTCGGCACCGCCCGGTGGACCGTGTCCCCGCGCCCCGGACCGTGCCCGCGCCGGGGTCGCGCCCGCGCCCCGCGGCCGGGACCGCGGCCGCGCCCGGGCGCCGGTCGGCCGCCGGGCCGGGTCAGCCGCCGCGGAGGAACTCGCGGATCCGCGCCCACCGCTCGGCGAAGGTGGCCTCGGCGCCCCGGGTGGTCGGCTCGTAGTACCGGCGGTCCCGCACCGCGTCGGGGGCGTACTGCTGGCGGACCAGGCCGTGCTCGTGGTCGTGGGGGTACAGGTAGCCGACGCCGTGGCCGAGCTTGCGCGCCCCCGGGTAGTGGGCGTCCCGCAGGTGCGCGGGGACCGGCCCGAGCAGGCCGCGGCGCACGTCCGCGGTGGCCGCGCCGATCGCCTTCACCACCGCGTTCGACTTGGGGGCGAGCGCGCAGTGGATCACCGCCTGGGCGAGGTTGAGCCGCGCCTCCGGCAGCCCGACGAGCTCCACCGCCTGGGCGGCCGCCACCGCCACCTGCAGGCAGGTGGGGTCGGCCATGCCCACGTCCTCGGAGGCGAAGATGACGATGCGGCGGGCGATGAACCGGGGGTCCTCCCCCGCCTCGATCATCCGGGCGAGGTAGTGCAGTGCCGCGTCCACGTCCGAGCCGCGCATGCTCTTGATGAACGCGCTCACCACGTCGTAGTGCTGGTCGCCCTGCCGGTCGTAGCGGACGGCCGCCTTGTCCACGGCGCGCTCCACCACGTCCACGGTGATGTCCTCGGCGAGCAGGGCCGCGGCCTCCAGGTAGGTGAGCGACCGGCGCGCGTCGCCGCCGGCGAGCCGGATGAGCTGCTCGAGCGCCTCGGGCCGGAGCGTGACCCGGCCGGCGAGGCCGCGCTCGTCGGCCACGGCCCGCTCCAGCACCGTCCGGATCTCGTCATCGCTCAGCGGCTCCAGGGTGAGCAGGAGCGACCTCGAGAGCAGCGGGCTGACCACGGAGAAGAACGGGTTCTCCGTGGTGGCCCCGATGAAGGTGACCCAGCGGTTCTCCACCGCAGGCAGCAGCGCGTCCTGCTGCGCCTTGTTGAACCGGTGGACCTCGTCGACGAAGAGGACCGTCTGCCTGCCGGTCATCCCGAGCTCGCGGCGCGCCTGCTCGATCGCGGCGCGCACCTCCTTCACGCCCGCGGAGACCGCGGAGATCTCGACGAACCGGCGGGCGGTGGTGTTGCTCACCACGTAGGCGAGGGTGGTCTTGCCGGTGCCGGGCGGCCCCCACAGGATCAGCGACATCGGGGCGTCGCTCTCGACCAGCCGCCGCAGCGGGGTGTCCGGGCCCAGCAAGTGCCGCTGGCCGACCACCTCGTCGAGGGTGCGCGGCCGCATCCGGACGGCGAGCGGCTCCCGGACCCGGCGGGCCCCCGGTTCGGCCGCCGAATCGAACAAGCTCTCCACAACGCCGACACTACCGTCAGGCGCCCCATACCGACGTCGCACCGCTGTGCCCGGTCCGCACCGCGTAGTAGCCCACGGCGAGCGCGAGCAGTACGGCCACGGCGGAGACGAGCGCGGTGGCCGCCCGCGCCGCCTTGGACGGGCCGGTGGCGCGGCCGGGCCGGGTGAGGAGCACGAGCGCGAGGGCGGCGGCGCCGAGCAGCACGGTGAGCGGGACCAGGACACCGGCGAGGGCCGAGTGCTCCTCCACCGGGGCGGGGTACGGCCCGCCCCCGGTCATCCGGCGGGCGAGCGCCTCGCCGCTGAGCTTGGCCGCCACCGCGGAGACGGGCGCCGCGAACGCGGAGAGCGCCACGGCCCAGCCGATGCGGTCCCGGAGGCGGGGCACGGCGGCGTACGCGATCACGAGCGCCGCCAGCAGCGGGGTGAACACCACGGTCGCATGCACGATCAGTGGGTGGGCGGGGAGGTCCGCGATGCGGTCGAACACGTGCACAGCTCCTCGGGGGTCGGATCGATCCGGGGTCATGACGCCAGGGGTGTGGCGTTCAGCCATGCATACGGTTCCAGCCGGCAGATGGTTAACTGCGGGACGGTTGATCCCAAATTTTCGGTTGATACCCATGGAGCGGGTGTTTTACCCGGAACAGACGGGATCGCGGCTAGAGTGACGGTTCGCAATCGTCAGCGAAGGCACAAGGGAAGGCAAAGCGGTGACGGACAACGATCGGCACAAGCAGCCGGCGGCGACGGCACGCCCGGCGAGGACCACGGCCCGGGCCGGCTGGCGCGGTCGCCTCGGCGCCGGGCTCGGCATCCTCGCGCTCCTCGGTGGCCTCGCCGCCTGCGGCGGGGACGCGTCCGAGCCCACGGCCCAGTCGAGCCGGTCCGCCCCGGCCGCCTCGGCGGGCCCGGTGGCCCCCGAGTCGGCGAGCCCATCGGCCGAGCCCTCCGAGCTGCCGGAGCCGTCGCCGAGCGCACCCCCCTCCGACCTGCGGAAGGTCACCTGCGAGTACCGCAAGGACACCACGGGCGCCCCGGCCAAGTTCGTCGGCTACCCGCCGAAGAAGCTGCCCCCTGATGTGATCAAGGCGAAGACGATGACGATCAAGACCAACCACGGCGACATCGTCATCGACCTCGCCACCGGGCAGGCCCCGTGCACGGTGAACTCGTTCGCGTTCCTCGCCAAGAAGGACTTCTTCGACAACACGGTCTGCCACCGGCTCGCCACCCTGGAGACGAACGGCGTCGGGGTGCTGCAGTGCGGCGACCCGCAGGCCAAGGGCGACGGCCGGAACCCGACCGACGGGCTGGGCGGCCCCGGCTACCTGTTCAACGACGAGAACCTGGGTCCGCAGTACCTGCGCGGCGTGGTGTTCATGGCCCAGGGCCCGGAGGAGGCGAACTCCAACGGCAGCCAGTTCGCCATCTCGTTCACCGACGAGAACGCCCAGCTCCCCCAGGTCTACACGCCCTTCGGCCAGGTGCGGAAGGGCATGGACATCATCGACAAGATCGCTAAGGGCGGGGTGATCCTCTTCCCCGACAACGGCGACATCACCGGTGACAGCGGCGGCTCCAACGCCCCCAAGATCCGCGTGGTGATCAAGGACCTGATCATCTCCTGAGCCGAGCGGAAGCGGCCGCCGCCCGGCTCCGGGCGGCGGCCGCTTCCGTCATGACGTCCTCTCACCCACGGCGTGCCGGACCGGGCCCATGCCGGCACCCGGCGGGAGCGGGCGCCGGCCGGGCGCGTCAGCGGGCGGGCTCCGCCTTGGGCCGGGCGTCCACCCCGGCTTCCTTGCGCTGCTCCGGCGTGATCGGCGTGGGCGCCCCGGTGAGCGGGTCGTACCCGGACGCCGTCTTCGGGAAGGCGATCACGTCGCGGATCGACTCCCCGCCGGCGAGGAGCATGCAGATCCGGTCCCAGCCGAAGGCGATGCCGCCGTGCGGCGGCGGGCCGTACTTGAACGCCTCGAGCAGGAAGCCGAACTTGGTCTCCGCCTCCTCCTTGGAGATGCCGAGCACGTCGAAGACGCGCTGCTGCATCTCGGCGCGGTGGATACGGATCGAGCCGCCGCCGATCTCCATCCCGTTGCAGATCATGTCGTAGGCGCAGGCGAGCGCCTCACCCGGGTGGTCCTGGAAGTTGTCGGCCCACTCCGGCTTCGGCGCGGTGAACGGGTGGTGCACCGAGGTCCAGCCGATCTGCTCGCCGCGGTCGTCGTAGAGCGGCTCGAACATGGGCGCGTCGACCACCCACAGGAACGACCACTTGGACTCGTCGATCAGCCCGCACCGGCGGCCGATCTCCAGCCGGGCGGCGCCGAGCAGCTCCCGGGCCGCGGCCGGCTCGCCCGCGCTGAAGAAGATCGCGTCCCCCACCTGGGCGCCGGTGGCCGCGGTCAGCCCGGACAGCTCCCGCTCGGAGAGGTTCTTCGCCACCGGGCCGGCGAGGCCGTCCTCCTTCACCAGCACGTAGGCCAGGCCCCGGGCGCCCCGCGACCTCGCCCACTCCTGCCAGCCGTCCAGCTCCCGGCGGGTCTGCGACGCGCCGCCCGGCATCACCACGGCGCCCACGTACGGCGCCTGGAACACCCGGAACTCCGTGCCCTTGAAGTACTCGGTGAGGTCGACCAGCTCGACCCCGAACCGCAGGTCGGGCTTGTCCGTGCCGTACCGGGCCATCGCCTCGGCGTAGCTCATCCGCGGCAGCGGGGTGGGCAGCTCGTAGCCGAGGATCTCCTTCCAGATCCGGCCGATCAGCGTCTCGGCGACCGCGATGACGTCGTCCTCGTCCACGAACGACATCTCGGCGTCGATCTGGGTGAACTCCGGCTGCCGGTCGGCCCGCAGGTCCTCGTCGCGGAAGCAGCGGGCGAGCTGGTAGTAGCGCTCCAGGCCGCCCACCATGAGGAGCTGCTTGAAGAGCTGCGGCGACTGCGGGAGCGCGTACCAGTTGCCCGGCTGGAGCCGCACCGGGACGAGGAAGTCCCGCGCGCCCTCCGGGGTGGACCGGGTGAGGTTCGGCGTCTCCACGTAGACGAAGCCGTGCTCCCGCATCACCTCGTGGGCCAGGTAGGTGGCCCGGGAGCGGATCTTCAGCGCCTCGGCCACCTGCTGCCGGCGGAGGTCGAGGTAGCGGTACTTCAGCCGCGCCTCCTCCGACACGTTGACGGAGCCCTCGATGGGGAACGGCAGCGGGGCCGATTCGCTCAGCACCTCCACCTCGGAGGCGGCGACCTCGATGTCACCGGTGGGCAATTCGGGGTTCTCGTTGCCCTCGGGCCGGCGGCGCACCTCGCCCGTGACCTTCACGCAGTACTCGGCGCGCAGGTCGTGGGCGTGCTCCTCCTCCCGGAAGACCACCTGAACCGTGCCCGAGGCGTCGCGCAGGTCGATGAAGACCACGCCGCCGTGGTCGCGGCGGCGCGCCACCCATCCGGCCAGCGTCACCCGCTGGCCCACATGGTCGATGCGGAGCGTCCCTGCCTCATGGGTACGGATCACGAAAGTCTTCCCTTCAGGACGTCGACGACCTCGGCGAGCGGCACCGCGGTCTGTTCTCCTGTGGTCATGTCCTTGATCTGCGCGGCCCCCGCCTCGAGGTCGCGTTCGCCGAGGATGACGGCGTACCTCGCCCCGCTGCGGTCGGCCGCCTTCATCGCGCCCTTCACGCTCCGGCCCCCGAACGCCATGTCGACGGCGAGACCCGCCCGGCGGAGCCCGGTGACCAGCGGGAAGATGCGCCGCCGCGCCTCGTCGCCCAGGGGCACGGCGAACACGTCCACCCGCGTGGGCCGCTCGCTCAGCAGGCCCTCCGCCTCCATGGCGAGCACGGTGCGGTCCACCCCGAGCGCCCAGCCGACACCGGGCAGCGGCGGGCCGCCGATCATCTCGCTGAGGCCGTCGTAGCGCCCGCCCCCGCCGACCGAGGACTGGGCGCCCAGGCCGTCGTGGACGAACTCGAAGGTCGTGCGGGTGTAGTAGTCCAGGCCGCGGACGAGCTTGGGCTCGTCGATGTAGCTCACCCCGGCGGCGGAGAGCAGCCCGCGGACCTCCTCGTGGAACGCCTTGCACGCGCCGCACAGGTGGTCGATCACCAGCGGGGCGTCGGTGAGCTGGGCGCGGACCTCCTCGCGCTTGTCGTCGAGCACGCGCAGCGGGTTGATCTCGACCCGGTGCCGGGTGGCCTCGTCGAGGTCGAGCCCGCGCAGGAACTCCTGGAGCGCGGCCCGGTAGCCGGGGCGGCACTCCCGGCAGCCGAGGGAGTTGAGCAGCAGCCGCACCCGGCGCAGGCCGAGCGAGGCGTAGCCGTCGAGCGCGAGCACGATCAGCTCGGCGTCGATCGCCGGATCCTGGGCGCCCAGCGCCTCGGCCCCGACCTGGGAGAAGTGACGGTACCGGCCGGCCTGGGGGCGCTCGTAGCGGAAGTAGCTGCCCGAGTACCAGAGCTTGATCGGGAGCGGCCCGCCGTACAGGCCGTGCTCGAGCACGGCCCGCATCACGCTCGCCGTTCCCTCCGGGCGGAGGGTGAGCGACTGCCCGCCCTTGCTCTGGAACGTGTACATCTCCTTGGTGACGATGTCGGTCGACTCACCGACACCGCGCTGGAACAGCCGCGTGTCCTCGAAGATCGGCGTCTCGATATAGCTGTAACCCGCCCGGCGCACCGGCGCGGCGAGCGCGTCGCGGATGGCGAGCACCGACTCGGAGCGCGGCGGCATCCAGTCGAAGGTGCCCTTGGGCGCCTGAAATATCATCACAACCCCCTGGTCGGGCCGTGGGGCGGCACGATCTCCCTGAGGAAGGGGTTGGTCGCCCGCTCACGGCCGATGGTCGTCTGCGGTCCATGGCCGGGCAGGACCACGGTGTCGTCCGGCAGCCTCATCGTCTTGGCGAGGCTGCGCAGCATCGTGGGGTAGTCACCGCCCGGCAGGTCGGTCCTGCCGATGGAGCCGGCGAAGAGCAGGTCGCCCGAGAACAGCAGGAGGGTGTCCCGCTCCTGGTCGGGCGTCCGGAACGTCACCGACCCCGGAGTATGGCCGGGGGTATGATCAACCGTTATGTCCAGACCGGCCAGCCGCAGGGTCACGCCGTCGGTGAGCTCCCTGACGTCGTCCGGTTCGGTGAACTCCAGCCCGCCGAACAACTGCCTGGTCGGGGGCGGGAACCCCTTGGCGGGATCCGACAGCAGGTCACGGTCCTCGGGGTGGATCCAGGCGGGCACGTCGCGTGCGCCGCACACCGGCACGACCGACCAGATGTGATCGATGTGGCCATGGGTGAGCAGCACTGCCACGGGCTTGAGACGGTGCTCGCGCAGCAGCTCGTCGAGGCCCTCGACAGCGCCCTGACCTGGATCTATGACAACACACTCCTCGCCAGCGGCGGGAGCGACCACGTAGCAGTTGGCCTGAAACGACCCTGCGGGAAACCCGGCGACGAGCACGGAAACGGCACCTGCGTCTCGTGAGGATGTACCAAGGATTACGCGTGCGAATGTAACCGAAGGGTACCGGTGTGAGCTGCCCGGCTGCGAATCAAACCCCGTCTCCGGATACGATTCGCCCACCTCAATAGTCATTCTTGGCACAGTCGAGCCGGACGCGATACGACGGGTCACGGCCGGGGAGCGATCCGTCCCGCGGTGCCCGGGGCAGGGCCGGGCGCCCGACCATGGAGAATCCGGACGAGTCTGGAGGTCGAAGGCAAAGTGGTCACCGGCAAGGACCGGCGGAGGCAGCTTGCCAGGGAGCACTACCAGCGGCAGCTCAAGGCCCGCGCCGAGCGGCAGCGCAGAGCGCGCCGCAGGGCCATCATCGGGACCACGGCCACGGTCGTGGTGGTGATCGGCGGCGTGGTGGCGGCCACGGCCTTCCTCGGCAAGCCGGACGGGACCGCGGCGGCGCCCACGCCGACCGACCTGTCGGCCCCCGAGCCTCCCAAGCCGTACGACCCGGCGACCGGCAAGTGCGGGTACGTGCCGGACACCAGCGGCGCGCCGTCGAAGTTCGTCGGCATGCCGCCCGAGGAGGCGAGCACGGCGCCGGCCACGATGACGATCCGGACGAACCACGGCGTCATCCGGGTGCGGCTCGACGCCGAGAAGGCCCCCTGCACGGTGAACTCGTTCAAGTTCCTCGCCGAGAAGGACTACTTCGACAACACCAAGTGCCACCGGATGGGCACGAGCTTCCCGATCCTCCAGTGCGGCGACCCGCTGGCGAAGGCCGACGGCAAGAACCCGACCGACGGCATGGGCGGCCCCGGCTACCGGATCGTCGACGAGAACCTCAACGGCGCCAAGTACACCCGGGGCGTGGTCGCGATGGCGAACAGCGGCCCCAACACCAACGGCAGCCAGTTCTTCATCGTCTACGGCGACGTCGAGCTTCCCCCGCAGTACACGCCGTTCGGTACCGTTACCAGAGGACTCGACATCCTGGACAAGGTGGCCAAGAAGGGCGTCATTCAAGGGCCGAGTGGTGACGGCACGGGAGCGCCTAAGGAGCCGGTCATCATCAAAGACGTGACAATCACCAGCAAGAGCTGACGTAATACACCAACGGGCACATCGGGCCCTGGAGGCTGATTAAAAGTGCGGGAGGACACGGTGAGCACCGACCCGTGGGGCCGGGTAGACGAGGACGGCACCGTCTACGTGCGAACGGCTGAGGGAGAACGGGCGGTCGGGTCCTGGAAGGCCGGTGAGCCGGAGGAGGCCCTGGCCTACTTCCGCCGCAAGTACGACGAGCTCGCCGGACAGGTCCAGCTCCTTGAGCAGCGGGTGCACGGCACAGACCTGCCTCCCGCACAGGCCGAGGCGAGCATCGCGCGGCTGCGGGAGGCGGTGGCCACGGCCAAGGCGGTCGGCGACCTCGACGCGCTCCAGCACCGCCTCACGGCGCTGAGCGAGGTCGTCGCCAAGCGCCGCGAGGAGCTCAAGGCCGCCCGCGAGCGGGCCCGTGCCCAGGCCCGGGAGACCAAGGAGCGGATCGTCGCCGAGGCCGAGCGGATCGCCGCGGAGGCCACCCACTGGAAGTCGGGCGGCGAGCGCCTCCGCCAGCTCGTCGAGGAGTGGAAGGCCGCCGACCGCGCCGACCGGGCCACCGAGGCCGCGCTCTGGAAGCGCCTCTCCGCGGCGCGCACCGCCTTCGCCAAGCGGCGCAAGGCCTACTTCTCCTCCCTCGACAAGCAGCGGCAGGCGGCGCGCGAGGCCAAGGAGCGCATCGTCCGCGAGGCCGAGGAGCTCTCCACCTCGACCGACTGGAACGGCACGGCCGCGGCCTACCGGGAGCTGATGCGCCAGTGGAAGGCCGCCGGGCGGGCCACCCCCGAGGCCGAGGAGGAGCTGTGGGCGCGGTTCAAGGCCGCCCAGGACCGGTTCTTCCAGGCGCGGCAGGCGGTGTTCGCCGAGCGGGACGCCTCGCTCGCCGCGAACGCGGAGGCCAAGGAGGCGCTGCTCGCCGAGGCCCAGCGGCTCCTCCCGGTCACCGACGCCCGCGCCGCCCGGCGGGCGCTGCGGGGCATCCTCGAGCGCTGGGAGGAGATCGGGCCGGTGCCGCGGGACAAGCGGGACCGGCTGGAGGGCGGTCTCCGCAAGGTCGAGGACGCCATCCGCAAGGCCGAGGAAGAGGAGTGGCGGCGCAACAACCCCGAGGCCCGCGCCCGCGCCCAGAGCACCGTGGAGCAGCTCCGCAAGTCGATCCAGCAGCTCGAGGCGCGGCTCGCCGCGGCCCAGGCCGCCGGCAAGGAGAAGGAGATCAAGGAGACGGAGGAGGCGCTCGCCGCCCGCCGCTCCTGGCTCGAAGAGGCCGAGCGTACGCTGGCCGAGTTCACCTCCTGAGCGCCTCCTGAGCACGGCCGGTCACCGCGGCCGGGCGCCCAGGGCGGCCCGGCCGCGGGCGGGCCCGTGCGCGGCCGCCGGACGCCCTCACCCCGGCCGAGGGCATCCGAGGTGTGACCCGGACGCCGAGGGCACACGCCGCGGCTCACCGTGGGCGCCGTGCCGCGCACACCCCGGCCGGCGGCACGCACGCCGCGAGCCCGCGCTCACGGTGAACGTGCGGTCGCAGACGGGCGCTCACCCCGGACCCGGCGCCGTGGACACCCAGATGGACGCCCGGCGGCGGACACGCCGCCGGGCGCTCGCGCGCGTGCACCGGAGCGCGGACCGGCGCACGATCCGGCGGGCCGTCGGGCGCTCCGCCGGGAGCCGACAGGCGCTCACCGCGCGCCGATCTCCGGACGGGGCGACGGCGCTTGCCACCGTGGCCCGGCGGGTGGCCGGCAGGCGGTACCGCCGCACATCGGCCCCGGCGAAGGGCGACGGCGGACGCCCGCCGTGGAACCGGCGGGCGCTCGGGACGGTCCCTCAGTCGTGGACCCGGTAGACGTCGTACACGCCCGGGACGTTCCGCACCGCCCGGAGCACGTGGCCGAGGTGCTTGGGGTCGCCCATCTCGAAGGTGAACCTGCTCACCGCCACCCGGTCCCGGGACGTGGTCACCGTCGCCGACAGGATGTTCACGTGCTGGTCGGACAGGGTCCGGGTGACGTCGGAGAGCAGCCGCGGCCGGTCGAGCGCCTCCACCTGGATCGCCACCAGGAACACCGTGTCCTCGCCCGGCGCCCACGTGACGTCCACCAGGCGGTCCGGCTGCGAGCTGAGCTGGGCGACGTTGGGGCACTTCGTCCGGTGCACCGAGACGCCCTTCCCCCGGGTGACGAACCCGATGATCTCGTCGCCCGGGACCGGGGTGCAGCACCGCGACAGCCGTACCCACACGTCGGGGTCGCCGGCCACGATCACGCCCGAAGTGGACTTGCCCCGGTCCCGCCCGGTGAGCCGGGTCGGCACCGCGGCCTCGGCGATGTCCTCCTGGGCGCCCTCCACCCCGCCGAGGGACTGGACCAGCTTCTGGACCACGGATTGGGCGGAGATGTGGCCTTCGCCGACCGCGGCGTAGAGGGCGGACACGTCCGGGTAGCGCAGGTCCCGGGCGAGCGCGAGCAGCGCCTCACCGGACATCAGGCGCTGCAGCGGCAGGCCCTGCTTGCGCATGGCCCGGCCGATCGCCTCCTTGCCCGCCTCGATCGCGGTCTCCCGGCGCTCCTTGGAGAACCACTGGCGGATCTTGTTCCGGGCGCGCCCGCTCTTGACGAACTTCAGCCAGTCCCGGGACGGCCCGGCGCTCGGCGACTTGGAGGTGAAGATCTCCACGGTGTCGCCGTTGTTGAGCCGGGACTCCAGCGGCACCAGCCGGCCGTTCACCCGCGCCCCGATGCAGCGGTGCCCCACCTCGGTGTGCACCGCGTAGGCGAAGTCCACCGGGGTCGCGCCCTCGGGCAGGGCGATCACCTGGCCGCGCGGGGTGAAGACGTAGACCTCGGAGACCGACAGGTCGAACCGGAGCGACTCGAGGAACTCGCCCGGGTCGGTGCTCTCCTTCTGCCAGTCGAGGATCTGCCGCAGCCAGGCCATGTCGGCCTGCTTGCCCTTCGTCCCCCCGGAGGCGGTCATCTCCTCCTTGTACTTCCAGTGGGCGGCCACGCCGTACTCCGCGCGCTTGTGCATCGCGTGCGTGCGGATCTGCAGCTCGATCGGCTTGCCCTCCGGGCCGATGACCGTCGTGTGGAGGGACTGGTACATGTTGAACTTGGGCATCGCGATGTAGTCCTTGAACCGCCCCGGCACCGGCTTCCACCGCGCGTGGATCGTGCCGAGCGCCGCGTAGCAGTCCCGGACCGTGTCGACCAGGACGCGGATGCCCACGAGGTCGTAGATGTCGTCGAAGGCCAGGCCCTTGGCGATCATCTTCTGGTAGATCGAGTAGTAGTGCTTGGGCCGGC of Thermobispora bispora DSM 43833 contains these proteins:
- a CDS encoding RelA/SpoT family protein, with protein sequence MNPVLEPLFKTVRATHPKADLRLIERAYETAAYYHRGQKRKSGDPYITHPLAVATILAELGTDDETLCAALLHDTVEDTEYSLEQLRADFGENIARLVDGVTKLDKVKYGDAAQAETVRKMIVAMSRDIRVLVIKLADRLHNMRTMRYMPEEKRKQKSRETLEIFAPLAHRLGMNTIKWELEDLAFSMLYPKRYDEIARMVFERAPRRDLYLQQVIEKVSADLREAKIKATVMGRPKHYYSIYQKMIAKGLAFDDIYDLVGIRVLVDTVRDCYAALGTIHARWKPVPGRFKDYIAMPKFNMYQSLHTTVIGPEGKPIELQIRTHAMHKRAEYGVAAHWKYKEEMTASGGTKGKQADMAWLRQILDWQKESTDPGEFLESLRFDLSVSEVYVFTPRGQVIALPEGATPVDFAYAVHTEVGHRCIGARVNGRLVPLESRLNNGDTVEIFTSKSPSAGPSRDWLKFVKSGRARNKIRQWFSKERRETAIEAGKEAIGRAMRKQGLPLQRLMSGEALLALARDLRYPDVSALYAAVGEGHISAQSVVQKLVQSLGGVEGAQEDIAEAAVPTRLTGRDRGKSTSGVIVAGDPDVWVRLSRCCTPVPGDEIIGFVTRGKGVSVHRTKCPNVAQLSSQPDRLVDVTWAPGEDTVFLVAIQVEALDRPRLLSDVTRTLSDQHVNILSATVTTSRDRVAVSRFTFEMGDPKHLGHVLRAVRNVPGVYDVYRVHD